One Chitinivorax sp. B DNA segment encodes these proteins:
- a CDS encoding adenylate/guanylate cyclase domain-containing protein, producing MAGQRRIVDAWHSIKLRVLLPIPLAKPLWLAIAMVLSVVIGSSLLWLHVDIFDSKLYDRIVAHNLRSTNVHTMRLVLDERIPLSVSREQTLTLYALAIERLTYMGARDVFLDAQIALRSFRKQTFVPCMPDTGTPPTICRLRGKPACLSFVGRPRHAPLDVDESARTHLVIPQPLSDRSPPAYDLLFGHRKSMPAFVDVMLPMTGDGIARSLYTRPGGVLSRLAPATYSVGRCNDGRPGCLPIRFDNPHASPNDLGIVALSDVASCNPRKWQALAPAVTGRIILAQLVGLEESVDIHPTPLLSMLNTHIGLMNGTHITQAGIETALLGDGPRGLSFGGQILLIGLAGSVATVGFGWLRFTVASMATLVVAAGLWWLSPMLYPWAQLPASPMATAALAAALIVVAGHMWFHTYQNAVLVRFMPPQIRGLLLKHTHDPFSGRQTIAIVLMSDLAGYTQLTNQLGSAKAIFELINDYLNEVTPGLQEHFDAWLEGYIGDLLCFYWPVLGELDDYQPEQQRERALRATIMLSQRQKAYFKLLAQRPMAQNMPPTKSLYAGIAVTEGSVFMGEIGPRHGVHKFGILGDPLNLAARLETLTRIFSSRLLVTPELVPTASALGHRPRHLATVKVKGRLMPTEVWAVHLSDEHVEPWMIEQWNQWRDDLLAGNTPPPDPPEVWHHDASVLIHWYQLGLWDDERGYFNLEVKTPPEPPT from the coding sequence ATGGCTGGTCAACGACGAATAGTCGACGCGTGGCACTCGATCAAGCTGCGCGTATTACTACCAATTCCGCTCGCCAAACCACTATGGCTGGCCATTGCCATGGTGTTGTCAGTGGTGATTGGCTCCAGTTTATTGTGGCTGCATGTCGACATCTTTGATAGCAAACTCTACGACCGGATCGTTGCCCACAACCTTCGAAGCACCAATGTTCACACGATGCGGCTTGTGTTGGATGAGCGCATCCCCCTATCGGTTTCTCGTGAACAGACCTTGACCCTGTACGCGTTGGCAATCGAACGACTGACCTACATGGGTGCCAGGGATGTTTTTCTGGATGCTCAGATTGCACTACGCAGTTTTCGTAAACAGACTTTCGTACCCTGCATGCCTGACACTGGCACGCCGCCAACTATCTGTCGTTTACGTGGCAAGCCTGCCTGTCTTAGCTTCGTAGGACGCCCGCGGCATGCACCCCTGGATGTCGACGAATCTGCTCGCACCCATCTGGTCATTCCTCAACCCCTGTCAGATCGATCTCCACCTGCCTACGATTTGCTATTTGGTCACCGGAAGAGTATGCCCGCTTTCGTTGATGTGATGCTTCCCATGACCGGAGATGGTATCGCCCGTAGCCTGTACACCCGACCTGGTGGAGTCCTGTCGCGTCTCGCCCCTGCAACCTATTCCGTCGGCCGATGTAATGATGGGCGGCCAGGCTGCCTCCCGATTCGCTTTGACAACCCACATGCCTCACCCAATGACCTCGGCATTGTCGCTTTGTCTGACGTCGCAAGCTGTAATCCTCGCAAGTGGCAAGCACTTGCCCCTGCTGTCACAGGTCGAATCATCCTCGCGCAACTGGTGGGGCTGGAAGAATCGGTCGATATCCATCCGACCCCTCTGCTTAGTATGTTGAATACACACATAGGTCTGATGAACGGCACCCATATTACCCAGGCAGGAATCGAAACTGCGCTGCTCGGCGATGGCCCACGGGGGCTATCATTTGGGGGCCAAATTCTGTTGATTGGCTTGGCAGGTAGCGTGGCCACCGTTGGTTTTGGCTGGTTACGCTTTACTGTCGCATCGATGGCCACTCTGGTCGTCGCCGCTGGGCTTTGGTGGCTCAGTCCCATGCTCTACCCATGGGCTCAGCTGCCAGCAAGTCCCATGGCCACAGCCGCACTCGCAGCCGCACTGATTGTCGTTGCCGGGCATATGTGGTTTCACACCTACCAAAATGCTGTATTGGTTCGCTTTATGCCACCCCAGATACGCGGTTTGCTGCTGAAACACACTCATGACCCATTTTCGGGACGGCAAACCATCGCCATCGTTCTGATGAGTGACCTCGCAGGCTATACACAACTGACGAATCAACTGGGGTCGGCAAAGGCCATCTTCGAGCTGATCAATGACTATCTCAACGAGGTCACCCCCGGCCTGCAGGAGCATTTCGATGCCTGGCTCGAAGGCTATATTGGTGATCTGCTGTGCTTCTATTGGCCAGTGTTGGGCGAACTGGATGACTACCAGCCCGAGCAACAGCGCGAACGGGCACTCAGGGCAACAATCATGCTCAGCCAGCGACAGAAAGCTTATTTCAAATTGCTGGCACAACGACCTATGGCCCAGAACATGCCACCCACCAAGTCGCTCTATGCAGGCATTGCCGTGACAGAGGGCTCGGTGTTCATGGGTGAAATCGGGCCGCGCCATGGCGTACACAAGTTTGGTATTCTCGGTGATCCGCTCAATCTGGCGGCACGTCTGGAAACACTCACCCGCATCTTCTCATCCCGTTTGCTCGTGACGCCGGAGCTGGTGCCAACCGCCAGTGCCCTTGGCCACCGTCCCCGCCACCTTGCCACCGTCAAGGTCAAAGGCCGACTGATGCCGACGGAAGTTTGGGCCGTGCATTTGTCAGACGAACACGTTGAGCCATGGATGATCGAACAGTGGAATCAATGGCGTGACGACTTACTGGCTGGAAATACCCCCCCGCCTGATCCGCCTGAGGTATGGCACCATGATGCGAGTGTGCTGATTCATTGGTACCAGTTGGGTTTGTGGGATGACGAACGAGGGTACTTCAATCTGGAAGTGAAGACACCACCTGAGCCCCCAACCTAG
- a CDS encoding AraC family transcriptional regulator: MKLQEYVRCWQVPALGGTELLHAQYDKQCFTPHVHESYVFSIIESGAQRFRYRGTEYVAPTGSVVLLNPDEVHTGAKAAEQGWRYRGFYPDQKCLADVLVELAFNHQVLPRFQPCALNDPQLFTCFSKLHNAAERGACALQLQSDWRDTLLLLLQRYAQVGELKQPGREPRIVTEAKAFLDASLARPPSLEEIATVVGLSPFHFSRVFRQATGLPPYAWVKQRRLIRARMLLKCNWSPLDVASFLGFSDQSHLNRQFKQAYGFTPGAYRRAYRTTR; encoded by the coding sequence ATGAAACTGCAAGAGTATGTCCGTTGTTGGCAGGTGCCCGCATTGGGGGGCACGGAATTGCTTCATGCTCAATATGACAAGCAGTGTTTCACCCCCCATGTACATGAAAGCTATGTATTTTCTATTATCGAATCGGGTGCCCAACGGTTTCGGTATCGTGGTACCGAGTATGTGGCGCCGACTGGCAGCGTGGTCTTACTCAATCCCGATGAGGTGCATACCGGTGCAAAGGCCGCTGAACAGGGTTGGCGCTACCGAGGATTCTATCCTGATCAAAAGTGTCTTGCGGATGTGCTGGTGGAATTGGCATTTAACCATCAAGTGCTACCTCGCTTTCAACCGTGCGCATTAAACGATCCTCAACTATTTACATGCTTTAGCAAATTGCATAACGCTGCCGAACGTGGTGCTTGTGCATTGCAGCTACAGTCCGATTGGCGCGACACGCTGCTGTTATTGCTACAGCGCTATGCGCAGGTAGGAGAATTGAAGCAACCTGGGCGCGAACCACGCATAGTCACCGAGGCAAAGGCATTTTTGGACGCTAGCTTGGCAAGGCCACCCTCTTTGGAAGAAATCGCGACGGTGGTTGGGCTTTCACCTTTTCATTTTTCACGGGTCTTCCGGCAGGCCACCGGCCTACCTCCTTATGCCTGGGTCAAGCAACGGCGGCTGATTCGTGCTCGTATGTTGCTGAAGTGCAACTGGTCACCGCTGGATGTGGCGTCTTTTCTTGGGTTTTCTGATCAAAGCCACCTGAATCGGCAATTCAAACAAGCTTATGGCTTTACACCTGGCGCATATCGACGAGCTTATCGCACAACGCGGTAA
- a CDS encoding TonB-dependent receptor: protein MTDAHWLTSGIRYERIARNATDRNGLADIAPNPSMHYRWAVANNTNLRASIAQTFRLPKFDDVNPWVTQATGAGAGAGTLTNLDKGGNTELKAERATGIELGVELFLSDNRGVVGFNLYDRKARDFIQKTARQAGLRALSRAPL, encoded by the coding sequence ATCACCGATGCCCATTGGCTGACATCCGGCATCCGTTACGAACGCATTGCACGCAATGCCACGGACCGTAACGGTCTGGCCGACATCGCGCCCAACCCGTCGATGCACTATCGCTGGGCTGTGGCCAATAACACCAACCTACGCGCAAGCATTGCGCAAACGTTCAGATTGCCCAAGTTCGACGACGTCAATCCGTGGGTTACCCAGGCAACAGGGGCTGGCGCTGGCGCTGGCACGCTGACAAACCTGGATAAGGGCGGCAATACCGAGCTGAAAGCCGAGCGGGCTACCGGCATTGAATTGGGGGTCGAGCTGTTCTTGTCAGACAATCGCGGTGTGGTCGGTTTCAATCTGTATGATCGCAAGGCCAGGGATTTCATCCAGAAAACCGCACGACAGGCAGGATTGCGTGCGCTTAGTCGAGCCCCCTTATAA
- a CDS encoding alpha/beta hydrolase → MMTSIFYRFFVVLIFPIVSALMPLNVIAETNNSKIGFVLMHGKGGTPLKYISDLASSLERQGFLVANLEMPWSGRRNYDVTVQAAESEVEAVLSSLRGKGAQKVFVAGLSQGGLFALYFGTKHTIDGVIAIAPGGSASSPVFREKLGESVELARKLVTESKGDQKTRLLDFESAKGIYPIITTPKIYLSWFDPDGAMNQLKAVQRMSPTIPVLFIVPTNDYPGLLKVKRQMFDALPNNIRTKLYEPDSSHVGSPSASIKEIIDWTSEIANVR, encoded by the coding sequence ATGATGACTTCCATTTTTTACCGTTTTTTTGTCGTTCTGATATTTCCAATCGTCAGCGCATTGATGCCACTGAATGTGATCGCTGAAACTAACAACAGCAAAATTGGCTTTGTGCTGATGCATGGCAAAGGCGGTACTCCGCTGAAATATATCTCTGACCTAGCTAGCTCGCTTGAACGGCAGGGATTCCTTGTCGCAAATCTGGAAATGCCATGGTCTGGACGGCGTAATTACGATGTTACAGTGCAGGCAGCCGAGTCCGAGGTCGAGGCTGTATTGAGTTCGCTACGGGGCAAAGGCGCCCAGAAGGTATTTGTTGCTGGGCTAAGCCAAGGTGGGCTGTTCGCACTCTATTTCGGCACCAAGCATACGATCGATGGTGTTATCGCCATTGCCCCCGGCGGTAGCGCGAGCAGCCCGGTATTCCGGGAAAAGTTGGGGGAATCCGTCGAGTTAGCCCGTAAACTCGTCACTGAAAGCAAAGGCGACCAGAAGACACGGCTTCTCGATTTTGAAAGCGCCAAGGGTATCTATCCGATTATCACCACCCCGAAAATATACTTGAGCTGGTTCGATCCGGATGGTGCCATGAACCAGTTGAAAGCAGTGCAAAGGATGAGCCCGACCATTCCTGTATTGTTCATCGTCCCGACAAATGACTACCCGGGCCTGCTTAAAGTCAAGCGGCAGATGTTTGATGCACTTCCAAATAATATTCGAACCAAGCTATATGAACCAGACTCGAGTCACGTTGGCTCACCATCCGCTTCAATCAAGGAAATTATCGACTGGACGAGTGAAATTGCAAACGTGCGCTAG
- a CDS encoding LysE family translocator, whose amino-acid sequence MLNIPEIAAYLFTCTIAAATPGPGTLSVITYSTYLGWRKTLPIIFGIQVGMLAVALLALSGIAAILAASPVIFKTIQYVGAIYIAYLGLLSFKYAHTNLAVQLVERNNGGWRHFWHGALLTFTSPKTLLFFTSFFPGYLDPEKPVVAQMGSLLVLLLACTFLVHFSYAFLMKHLGNRLLEHSTAFNLVVGVIFVGMAGYMALQV is encoded by the coding sequence ATGTTAAATATTCCCGAGATCGCAGCTTATTTGTTCACCTGTACCATCGCTGCCGCGACGCCCGGACCTGGAACCTTGAGTGTTATCACCTACAGTACCTATCTTGGGTGGCGGAAAACACTCCCTATCATTTTCGGCATACAGGTGGGAATGTTGGCGGTGGCATTGTTGGCGTTGTCAGGTATCGCAGCGATACTGGCCGCATCACCTGTCATCTTTAAAACCATTCAATATGTTGGGGCGATCTACATTGCCTATCTTGGGCTACTGAGTTTCAAGTACGCTCATACAAACTTAGCTGTTCAACTGGTGGAACGGAACAATGGAGGGTGGCGACATTTTTGGCATGGCGCGTTATTGACGTTTACAAGTCCCAAAACACTGCTGTTCTTTACGTCATTTTTCCCTGGATATCTGGATCCCGAAAAACCTGTAGTAGCTCAGATGGGTAGTTTGCTGGTTTTGCTGTTGGCTTGCACCTTCCTTGTGCATTTTTCCTATGCGTTTCTCATGAAACATCTAGGTAATCGACTCCTGGAACATAGCACTGCTTTTAACTTGGTGGTTGGGGTTATATTTGTTGGAATGGCCGGTTACATGGCGCTACAGGTGTAG